Proteins encoded within one genomic window of Halocatena marina:
- a CDS encoding acetyl-CoA carboxylase biotin carboxylase subunit, whose amino-acid sequence MFEKVLVANRGEIAVRVMRACEELGIGTVAIYSEADKDAGHVRYADEAYNVGPARAAESYLDQEAIIEAAIRADADAIHPGYGFLAENAEFAARVEATEDITWVGPSSESMEQLGEKTKARSVMEAADVPIVPGTTEPVTDPEEIHEFGEEHGYPVAIKAEGGGGGRGIKIVNEPDEAEEQLESAKREGEAYFSNDSVYLERFLDNARHIEIQILADKHSNVRHLGERDCSLQRRRQKLIEEGPSPALTDDLREQISEAARRGAATADYYNAGTFEFIVEDTNRNDDGLLGEDTDYYFLEVNTRIQVEHTVTEQLTDIDIVKWQIRIAAGEELTVAQDDIQLEGHAMEFRINAENAANDFAPATGGTLDVYDPPGGIGVRVDDAQRQDDALVTDYDSMIAKLITFGEDRTECIARGKRALADYDIQGFPTIIPFHRLMLTDETFLEGRHNTKYLDEGLDPERIDAAQERWGPEIVNTENGDDEDVVEREFTVEVNGKRFEVNLEERGAPPLPTNGSNQHNPRPSSSSSGGTKRGGSSGNSSGSVTTEGEQITAEMQGTILSVNVDEGDEVDAGDVLCVLEAMKMENDIVASHSGTVVEIPIQESQSVDMGDPLIVID is encoded by the coding sequence ATGTTCGAGAAGGTATTGGTTGCGAACCGAGGAGAGATCGCCGTGCGAGTGATGCGCGCGTGCGAGGAACTCGGAATCGGGACTGTCGCTATCTACAGTGAAGCAGACAAAGACGCAGGCCACGTCCGATACGCGGACGAGGCGTACAACGTCGGGCCAGCCCGCGCAGCCGAATCGTATCTGGATCAAGAGGCAATCATCGAAGCCGCCATCCGCGCTGATGCGGACGCCATTCACCCAGGATATGGATTTCTCGCCGAGAACGCCGAGTTTGCTGCGCGCGTCGAAGCGACAGAAGACATCACGTGGGTCGGCCCGTCCAGCGAGTCGATGGAGCAGTTGGGTGAGAAGACGAAAGCGCGCTCGGTTATGGAGGCTGCAGACGTACCGATTGTTCCGGGAACGACCGAACCAGTCACCGACCCTGAAGAGATACACGAGTTCGGCGAAGAACACGGCTACCCAGTCGCTATCAAGGCCGAGGGGGGTGGTGGCGGTCGCGGAATCAAGATTGTCAACGAGCCCGACGAGGCAGAAGAGCAGCTCGAATCTGCCAAACGCGAAGGAGAAGCCTACTTTTCGAATGACTCGGTCTATCTGGAACGGTTTCTCGACAACGCACGCCACATCGAGATCCAAATCCTCGCCGATAAGCACAGCAACGTCCGCCATCTCGGCGAGCGGGACTGTTCGCTCCAGCGACGCCGGCAGAAACTCATCGAGGAGGGGCCGTCGCCTGCGCTGACCGATGACCTCCGCGAGCAGATCAGCGAGGCCGCCCGCCGGGGCGCTGCTACCGCCGACTACTACAACGCAGGCACCTTCGAGTTCATCGTCGAGGATACAAACCGCAACGATGACGGACTACTCGGCGAGGACACAGACTACTACTTCCTCGAAGTGAACACGCGTATTCAGGTCGAACACACCGTCACCGAACAGCTCACAGACATCGACATCGTAAAGTGGCAGATACGGATCGCCGCCGGCGAGGAGCTGACCGTCGCGCAGGACGACATCCAACTTGAAGGCCACGCGATGGAGTTCCGGATCAATGCCGAGAACGCCGCCAACGACTTTGCACCCGCAACAGGCGGCACGCTCGATGTCTATGATCCTCCAGGTGGTATTGGCGTCCGCGTCGACGACGCCCAGCGTCAGGACGACGCCCTCGTCACTGACTACGACTCGATGATCGCGAAGCTCATCACCTTCGGTGAGGACCGCACGGAGTGCATCGCGCGCGGGAAACGCGCACTCGCCGACTACGATATTCAAGGATTCCCGACGATCATCCCGTTCCATCGCTTGATGCTCACCGACGAGACGTTCCTTGAGGGCCGTCACAACACCAAGTACCTTGATGAAGGCTTAGATCCTGAGCGTATTGATGCTGCTCAGGAGCGGTGGGGTCCGGAAATAGTGAACACGGAAAACGGAGACGACGAAGACGTCGTCGAACGCGAGTTTACGGTCGAAGTTAACGGTAAACGCTTCGAAGTGAACCTCGAAGAGCGTGGTGCACCACCACTTCCGACGAACGGCTCCAATCAGCACAACCCACGACCGTCGTCATCCTCTTCGGGTGGTACGAAACGTGGAGGGTCGAGCGGAAATAGCAGTGGGAGTGTCACCACGGAAGGTGAGCAGATCACCGCCGAAATGCAAGGGACGATCCTCTCGGTGAACGTCGATGAAGGAGACGAAGTCGACGCTGGGGACGTGCTCTGTGTGCTTGAAGCGATGAAAATGGAAAACGATATTGTTGCGAGTCACAGCGGCACCGTCGTCGAAATTCCAATTCAAGAAAGCCAAAGTGTCGACATGGGCGATCCGCTCATTGTTATTGATTGA
- a CDS encoding acc operon protein, translated as MTSYDTIIPETASGEEAAVIAAAISIHLRAEERAALINTNDESKSWTGKRWAFANRLEQQRLTGGRIPLSAPTDAWASVGRRDRY; from the coding sequence GTGACGAGCTACGATACCATCATTCCGGAGACTGCTAGTGGCGAAGAGGCAGCTGTCATTGCCGCTGCCATCTCGATTCATCTCCGAGCCGAAGAACGGGCAGCGCTCATCAATACAAATGATGAATCGAAGTCGTGGACTGGCAAGCGGTGGGCGTTTGCGAATCGGCTCGAACAACAGCGCCTGACAGGAGGGCGAATACCACTCTCTGCGCCCACCGATGCGTGGGCATCGGTAGGACGACGAGATCGGTACTGA
- a CDS encoding acyl-CoA carboxylase subunit beta gives MTMDEKIEALRERKARARLGGGEERIESQHEKGKMTARERLEYFLDEGTFEEFDQLRTHECHNFDMEETKIPGDGVVTGYGEVNGSTVFVFAHDFTVFGGSLGEVFAEKVCKVMDRAMEVGAPIIGLNDSAGARIQEGVNSLAGYADIFHRNQLASGVVPQISAIMGPCAGGAVYSPAITDFIFMVQDTSHMFITGPQVIKTVTGEEVGFEELGGAQTHASESGVAHFSESAEKEALDDIRRLLSYLPQNNVEDPPRVEPWDDPERADAELTDIVPDKPQKPYDMTNVIDRIVDSDSFFEVAESFARNIVVGFARLDGHSIGIVGNQPRANAGTLDIDASLKGSRFVRFCDAFNIPILTLVDVPGFMPGTDQEHGGIIKHGAKLLYAYSEATVPLLTVITRKAYGGAYDVMASKHIGADVNYAWPTAEIAVMGPQGAVNILYDNELKTADDVEERRQELIDEYRDAFANPYTAADQGFLDDVLEPPETRRRLIKDLQMLRSKRTDHPSRKHGNIPL, from the coding sequence ATGACCATGGACGAAAAGATCGAGGCGTTGCGCGAGCGGAAAGCGCGCGCTCGACTTGGCGGCGGAGAGGAGCGCATCGAGTCCCAACACGAGAAAGGAAAGATGACCGCCCGCGAGCGCCTCGAATACTTCCTCGATGAAGGGACGTTCGAGGAGTTCGATCAGCTCCGCACCCACGAGTGCCACAACTTCGATATGGAGGAGACGAAAATACCGGGCGACGGCGTTGTCACCGGCTACGGGGAGGTCAATGGCAGCACGGTGTTCGTGTTCGCTCACGATTTTACGGTGTTCGGCGGTTCACTCGGCGAGGTGTTCGCCGAGAAGGTCTGTAAGGTGATGGACCGGGCGATGGAGGTCGGAGCGCCGATCATTGGCCTCAACGACTCGGCGGGTGCACGCATTCAAGAAGGCGTCAACTCTCTTGCGGGATACGCGGACATTTTCCACCGAAACCAGCTCGCGAGCGGCGTCGTCCCACAGATCTCAGCCATTATGGGTCCGTGTGCTGGCGGTGCGGTTTACTCGCCAGCCATCACGGATTTCATATTTATGGTGCAAGATACGAGTCACATGTTCATCACCGGCCCGCAAGTCATTAAGACAGTCACCGGTGAAGAAGTCGGATTCGAAGAGCTTGGTGGCGCACAGACGCACGCAAGCGAAAGCGGCGTTGCTCACTTCTCCGAAAGCGCAGAAAAAGAAGCACTGGATGACATCCGGCGGTTGCTCTCGTATCTTCCACAGAACAACGTCGAGGATCCCCCACGCGTCGAACCGTGGGACGATCCCGAACGCGCTGATGCGGAGCTAACGGATATCGTTCCCGATAAACCACAGAAACCCTACGACATGACGAACGTCATCGATCGTATCGTTGACTCCGATTCGTTTTTCGAGGTCGCTGAGAGTTTTGCCCGGAATATCGTGGTTGGGTTCGCGCGCCTCGACGGACACAGTATCGGAATCGTTGGAAATCAACCGCGGGCGAACGCGGGCACGCTCGATATCGACGCGAGTCTGAAGGGATCGCGGTTCGTCCGCTTTTGCGATGCCTTCAACATCCCGATCCTGACGCTTGTGGACGTACCGGGGTTCATGCCTGGCACAGATCAGGAGCACGGTGGGATCATCAAACACGGCGCGAAGCTCCTGTATGCGTACTCTGAAGCAACCGTGCCACTACTCACGGTCATCACTCGGAAGGCCTACGGAGGTGCTTACGACGTGATGGCGTCAAAGCACATCGGAGCGGACGTAAATTACGCGTGGCCGACCGCCGAGATTGCCGTAATGGGTCCACAAGGAGCAGTGAACATCCTATACGACAACGAGCTCAAAACAGCAGACGACGTAGAGGAACGCAGACAGGAACTGATCGACGAGTACCGCGATGCGTTCGCCAACCCGTACACCGCCGCGGATCAGGGCTTTCTCGACGATGTGCTCGAACCACCAGAAACCCGGCGTCGGCTGATCAAGGACCTCCAGATGTTGCGGAGTAAGCGAACGGATCATCCTTCCAGAAAACACGGCAACATTCCGCTGTGA
- a CDS encoding uracil-DNA glycosylase family protein has product MENVTDRTSNPFGMSPPCERFVPGYGDANANFHVIGDHPKIHGGSETGVPFTNDAGMRLQRALATAGLIDQPDENTPAMHETFFSYIHMCVPEGVGPPTERAYLDMERFFDAELRAIAAHVLLPVGMKATQHVIETYTALPVDVDTPTDMDERHATEIRGSGFLVYPILDPSEWQSEDRANDSHNGAEEQLVQALFDLQATDYYQEVDLGRFLPNDEPYHVR; this is encoded by the coding sequence GTGGAGAACGTAACCGACCGTACGAGTAACCCGTTCGGGATGTCCCCCCCCTGTGAACGGTTCGTCCCCGGCTATGGTGACGCCAACGCCAATTTTCACGTCATCGGCGATCATCCGAAAATCCATGGAGGGAGTGAGACTGGCGTCCCCTTCACTAACGATGCCGGTATGCGTCTCCAGCGCGCGCTCGCCACAGCAGGCTTGATCGACCAGCCAGACGAAAACACCCCTGCGATGCACGAGACTTTCTTTTCGTATATACACATGTGCGTTCCCGAAGGAGTTGGTCCTCCGACAGAACGCGCATACCTCGACATGGAACGGTTTTTCGATGCAGAACTCCGAGCTATCGCGGCCCATGTTCTACTGCCGGTCGGTATGAAAGCGACGCAACACGTAATCGAGACGTACACTGCTCTTCCAGTGGACGTGGATACTCCTACGGATATGGACGAACGACACGCGACGGAAATTCGCGGTAGTGGCTTCCTTGTGTATCCTATTCTCGACCCGAGTGAATGGCAGTCTGAGGACAGAGCGAATGACAGCCACAACGGAGCGGAAGAACAGCTTGTGCAGGCGCTTTTCGACCTCCAGGCGACCGATTATTACCAGGAAGTAGATCTCGGACGATTCCTTCCGAACGACGAACCGTATCACGTTCGGTAG
- a CDS encoding carotenoid biosynthesis protein: MPSGRVLAGTTVVVGVVALAHAVLTWRVDPILVLFGGGALAAFIAEAFVINLGWLKHHIGPKVAGVPLYVLFGWTGTIYIVFRIALLVTDGWTSVAVTGALATIYDIFTDHHGVNDGHWTYTDDLPGPRLRGVPWWNFVGWFAISCLTAAATRPFL; this comes from the coding sequence ATGCCGAGTGGTCGCGTTTTAGCCGGAACCACTGTCGTGGTCGGTGTCGTTGCGCTTGCTCACGCCGTATTGACGTGGCGAGTAGACCCGATACTTGTGTTGTTTGGTGGGGGTGCGCTCGCGGCTTTCATCGCCGAGGCATTCGTCATCAATCTCGGGTGGCTGAAACACCATATTGGCCCGAAGGTTGCCGGAGTCCCACTTTATGTACTGTTCGGCTGGACAGGAACGATATATATCGTATTCCGAATTGCGCTCCTCGTAACCGATGGTTGGACGTCAGTCGCCGTGACTGGTGCACTCGCCACCATTTACGATATCTTCACAGATCACCACGGAGTAAATGACGGGCACTGGACGTACACTGATGACCTTCCGGGGCCCCGCTTGCGTGGAGTTCCGTGGTGGAACTTCGTCGGATGGTTCGCTATCAGTTGTCTCACCGCGGCGGCGACCCGTCCGTTCTTATGA
- a CDS encoding sodium-dependent transporter: MAEREAWTTRLGFILAAVGSAVGLGNIWRFPFLAAESGGGAFLIVYLIAVVVIGIPALLAEFVIGRRAQMDAIGAFRQINKPQWRFIGAIGVIASFWTLSYYSVVGGWVLRYVLGNITGNALADPQSYFGVVSAGSQAIIAHALFMVLTITIVAFGIERGIELATKFMVPSIVVLLLGLAVYTFTLPEAQEGYGFLLNPEFGTITANATTIIPAATGQALFSLSVGFSVMITYASYLGKDDSLGADGLSIAVTNTFIGVLAGLVVIPLLFAGGLTLGQGVVPEGGGAGAVFVAIPTALSDFPMLIGQLLGVVFFFIVLIAALSSAISLLEAPVAYLVDEFEIPRMHATLGLGVVVFLLGLPSAIDTEWLGWFDGIGVTLFLPTTLLLVVVFVGWIMGHDAIDELKKGMNGGDSFAPIWLWSLRTFVLIAVILVFGLNIWDLFFTPDTGYFIIPPGLR, from the coding sequence ATGGCAGAACGAGAGGCGTGGACGACAAGACTTGGATTCATACTAGCAGCTGTCGGCAGTGCAGTCGGTCTCGGGAACATTTGGCGGTTCCCATTCCTCGCTGCCGAGTCGGGTGGAGGAGCGTTTCTCATCGTATACCTCATTGCAGTAGTTGTTATCGGCATACCAGCACTTCTCGCGGAGTTCGTCATCGGACGGCGCGCACAGATGGACGCTATCGGAGCATTCCGTCAGATTAACAAACCACAATGGCGGTTCATCGGTGCGATCGGCGTTATTGCGAGCTTTTGGACACTATCGTACTACAGTGTCGTCGGTGGCTGGGTGCTACGGTACGTCCTCGGAAACATCACCGGTAACGCACTTGCAGATCCCCAGTCCTATTTCGGCGTTGTTTCGGCGGGCTCACAAGCAATCATAGCGCACGCGCTGTTCATGGTGCTCACCATCACCATCGTCGCGTTTGGCATTGAGCGTGGCATCGAGCTCGCAACGAAGTTCATGGTCCCGAGCATTGTCGTTCTCTTGCTCGGTCTTGCGGTGTACACGTTCACACTCCCAGAAGCCCAAGAAGGGTACGGATTCCTCCTCAATCCGGAGTTCGGAACGATCACCGCGAACGCTACGACAATTATTCCCGCAGCAACGGGACAGGCGCTGTTCTCGCTTTCGGTCGGGTTCAGCGTAATGATCACGTACGCCTCGTATCTCGGAAAAGACGATAGTCTCGGAGCAGACGGGCTTTCGATTGCAGTCACGAACACGTTTATCGGCGTCCTCGCTGGACTCGTCGTGATTCCGTTGCTATTCGCCGGTGGTCTCACGCTTGGTCAGGGCGTCGTTCCAGAAGGTGGCGGCGCAGGGGCTGTTTTCGTAGCGATCCCAACAGCACTCTCTGACTTCCCGATGCTCATCGGTCAGCTCCTTGGTGTGGTCTTTTTCTTCATCGTTCTCATCGCAGCGCTCTCATCGGCGATCAGCCTTCTCGAAGCGCCGGTTGCCTACCTCGTGGACGAGTTCGAGATTCCTCGCATGCACGCGACCCTCGGTCTTGGAGTCGTGGTCTTCCTCCTCGGCCTCCCATCGGCAATAGACACCGAGTGGCTCGGTTGGTTCGACGGAATCGGAGTTACGCTGTTCCTCCCAACCACGCTGTTGCTCGTCGTCGTTTTCGTCGGCTGGATCATGGGTCACGACGCTATCGATGAGCTCAAAAAAGGAATGAACGGAGGAGACTCGTTTGCGCCAATTTGGCTGTGGTCGCTCCGCACGTTCGTTCTCATCGCGGTCATCTTGGTGTTCGGGCTGAACATTTGGGACCTGTTCTTTACCCCAGATACGGGCTACTTCATCATCCCACCCGGACTCCGCTGA
- a CDS encoding SDR family oxidoreductase, producing MADPLDIDYDGQVVILTGASGALGSAIVEQFAEMGATVCATDIVEPDDESALLDPNHEAVHFYKGDFTDEQSVERVTREVVSDHDRIDALCNIAGTWRGGDPIEDTSVDTFETLFDVNLKTMFLASKHALPHLQDSGGAIVSVSSRSSLEGGEGDGPYRASKAGVRLLTETIAAENKGVVRANAVMPSVIDTPMNREMMPDSDHEAWVDPADIATVVAFLCSNSASATSGAAIPVYGEA from the coding sequence ATGGCCGATCCGTTAGACATTGATTACGACGGTCAAGTAGTGATACTAACAGGCGCGAGCGGGGCACTTGGGAGCGCAATTGTCGAACAATTCGCGGAGATGGGAGCAACCGTTTGTGCGACCGACATCGTCGAACCGGACGACGAAAGTGCGCTTCTCGATCCGAACCACGAAGCAGTCCACTTCTACAAGGGAGATTTCACGGACGAACAAAGCGTTGAGCGCGTCACCCGCGAGGTCGTCAGCGATCACGACCGTATCGATGCACTCTGTAACATTGCGGGCACGTGGCGCGGAGGCGATCCAATCGAAGACACCAGTGTAGACACGTTCGAGACTCTCTTCGACGTGAACCTCAAAACGATGTTTCTCGCTTCGAAACACGCTTTGCCACACCTTCAAGACTCCGGAGGAGCCATTGTATCAGTCTCGTCCCGATCGTCACTCGAAGGCGGTGAAGGTGACGGTCCCTATCGCGCATCGAAGGCAGGTGTTAGGCTCCTCACTGAAACCATTGCCGCCGAAAACAAAGGCGTCGTTCGCGCAAACGCAGTCATGCCCAGCGTTATCGACACACCGATGAACCGCGAGATGATGCCCGACAGTGATCACGAAGCGTGGGTCGATCCCGCTGATATCGCCACTGTTGTTGCGTTCCTCTGTAGCAACAGCGCGAGCGCCACAAGTGGGGCAGCGATTCCGGTGTACGGTGAAGCATAG
- a CDS encoding DUF420 domain-containing protein gives MQLQIKDNVPAVTGLLTVISLALVFGAALRVIPPSVFPHVDALITVIPHLNAVISLTAIVTICAGWYYIKAGSIEKHRRAMIVSFVLFVIFLVLYLYRVILEGPTPFPGPALLKTYFYLPLLAIHILLAIVCVPLLYYVLLLAATRPIDEIYSTNHRRIARIAAPLWLISFTLGVVVYALLYIVY, from the coding sequence ATGCAGCTACAGATCAAGGACAACGTTCCTGCAGTAACGGGGCTGCTTACAGTAATCTCGCTCGCGCTCGTGTTTGGTGCCGCCCTCCGCGTTATCCCGCCGTCTGTCTTCCCTCACGTTGATGCACTTATTACAGTTATTCCACACCTCAACGCAGTGATCAGTCTCACTGCTATCGTGACAATTTGTGCGGGCTGGTACTACATCAAAGCGGGATCTATCGAGAAACATCGTCGCGCGATGATAGTGAGTTTTGTCCTGTTCGTCATCTTCCTCGTGCTGTATCTCTACCGTGTGATTCTCGAAGGGCCGACGCCATTTCCCGGTCCTGCACTCCTCAAGACGTACTTCTACCTGCCGCTGCTCGCAATTCACATTCTTCTCGCAATTGTTTGTGTCCCGCTTTTGTACTATGTTCTCTTGCTCGCGGCTACTCGACCTATTGACGAGATTTACTCGACTAATCACCGGCGTATCGCTCGTATCGCGGCCCCACTCTGGCTTATTTCGTTCACTCTCGGTGTCGTCGTGTACGCGCTGTTGTACATCGTATACTGA
- the gfcR gene encoding transcriptional regulator GfcR, protein MKNVDDLIESAAELAQGGLSKGEIADELNVSRETASWLIERSGVDEATPTATKQIGGPHDIHVDWSAFGRDSLRLSYAGAAMADLLSKEGNGVDLTVGIEKAGIPLATSIARELDTDLSTYTPRKHQWEEGDIEDLEGTFSRNFATIRDRGCYIVDDIVTSGTTMTETINAVRDRGGEPIACVVLVDKRGVEELEGVPVHSLLQVIRVGNE, encoded by the coding sequence ATGAAGAACGTTGACGACTTGATCGAGAGCGCAGCGGAACTCGCCCAAGGCGGACTCTCCAAAGGGGAGATCGCCGACGAACTGAATGTCTCACGAGAGACCGCGAGTTGGCTTATCGAACGCAGCGGAGTCGATGAGGCAACACCAACAGCAACCAAACAGATCGGCGGTCCACACGATATTCACGTCGACTGGAGCGCCTTCGGCCGCGATAGCCTTCGATTATCGTACGCGGGCGCGGCGATGGCTGATCTCCTCTCGAAGGAGGGAAACGGCGTAGATCTCACCGTCGGTATCGAAAAAGCGGGCATACCGCTTGCGACGTCGATCGCACGCGAACTTGATACAGATCTCAGCACGTACACACCACGCAAACACCAGTGGGAAGAGGGTGACATTGAGGATCTTGAAGGAACGTTTTCGCGAAACTTCGCAACTATCCGCGATCGAGGGTGCTACATCGTCGACGACATCGTCACCAGTGGGACAACCATGACGGAGACGATCAACGCTGTCCGCGACCGTGGCGGTGAACCGATCGCCTGTGTCGTTCTCGTCGACAAACGTGGAGTTGAGGAACTCGAAGGTGTCCCTGTCCACTCATTATTGCAGGTTATCCGCGTCGGAAACGAGTAA
- a CDS encoding universal stress protein produces the protein MALDTILLAVGTGDEKRIEELAETVADIAGPADSDVALAHVFTSDEFETVVEQLDYDPDGTVAPDEVAMRHATIRSLGNNLSKASIDHSIRGSVGPHGEAIVSLATDTDADLVVVGGRKRSPTGKAVFGSTAQEVMLNAPCPVTFVRNQDG, from the coding sequence ATGGCACTCGACACCATCCTGCTCGCAGTCGGTACAGGAGACGAGAAGCGCATCGAGGAACTCGCCGAAACTGTCGCAGATATTGCTGGTCCAGCCGATTCGGATGTCGCCCTCGCGCACGTATTCACGTCAGATGAGTTCGAGACTGTTGTCGAGCAGCTTGATTATGATCCGGATGGGACGGTCGCTCCTGATGAGGTGGCGATGCGACACGCAACGATTCGGTCACTCGGTAACAACCTCTCAAAAGCAAGTATCGATCATTCGATTCGTGGATCGGTCGGTCCTCATGGAGAGGCCATCGTCTCGCTCGCTACGGACACCGACGCCGATCTCGTCGTCGTCGGTGGGCGAAAGCGCTCGCCAACAGGGAAGGCTGTCTTCGGAAGCACCGCACAGGAAGTGATGTTAAACGCTCCTTGTCCGGTGACGTTCGTCCGAAACCAAGACGGGTAG
- a CDS encoding extracellular solute-binding protein, whose protein sequence is MKAVGASGVAVGLAGCIYGDDSGGGGTTLKIASDSDLKDVQGKLNNWLHNAGLSKDITIEVLAGSSITDQRQQKYTQWLSSNREEPALLMTDSGWSIPFIARGQLLNLSENMSKTAKMVKNEYFEASVNTALDENGNLFAVPLYPDFPTMLYRKDLVKKAGYDPEGENWATKSMTWKRFSKITKEVMNQNSMKYGYTFQFKSYEGLSCCDFNEFISSYGGAYFGPLKNLFGPVGDRPITVDEKPVVDALRMLRTFIYGNNDPHALNGITGGIAPTAVLQWAEDPSLQPFTNGNAVMHRNWPYAINTAGAEDKLGKDLGVMPIPYGVEKSKAKYKGTGGPVAALGGWHVAINPNTPETEAAKEVVRTMTKEDVQFKLFQEIGWLPPRPSSLDSKRAKEVPVMGRYLDQLRIAGKNAIPRPVTVAWPQESSKIAQQANSAVGENGNPQKAMTNLKSQLKDIENSSKKN, encoded by the coding sequence ATGAAGGCAGTGGGTGCGTCCGGTGTCGCTGTGGGGCTTGCTGGTTGTATCTACGGTGACGATAGTGGCGGTGGTGGAACCACTCTCAAAATTGCCTCCGATTCTGACCTAAAAGACGTTCAGGGCAAACTCAACAACTGGCTCCACAACGCTGGATTATCGAAGGATATCACGATCGAAGTTCTCGCTGGATCGAGTATTACGGACCAGCGCCAACAAAAGTACACCCAGTGGCTCTCCTCAAATAGAGAAGAGCCGGCGCTGTTGATGACCGACAGTGGATGGTCGATTCCGTTCATTGCCCGTGGACAGCTCCTCAACCTGAGTGAGAATATGTCCAAAACGGCGAAGATGGTCAAAAACGAGTACTTCGAGGCGAGCGTCAACACCGCACTTGATGAAAACGGCAATCTCTTTGCGGTGCCGTTGTACCCAGACTTCCCGACGATGCTGTACCGGAAGGATCTCGTCAAAAAGGCCGGGTACGATCCCGAGGGTGAGAACTGGGCCACGAAGTCGATGACGTGGAAGCGGTTCTCGAAGATCACGAAGGAGGTGATGAATCAAAACAGCATGAAGTATGGGTATACGTTCCAGTTCAAATCCTACGAAGGACTTTCGTGCTGTGACTTCAACGAATTTATCTCCAGTTACGGTGGCGCGTACTTCGGCCCGCTAAAGAATCTCTTTGGCCCGGTTGGCGACCGTCCCATCACGGTCGATGAAAAACCCGTGGTCGATGCGCTTCGAATGCTCCGAACGTTCATTTACGGAAATAACGATCCACACGCTTTGAACGGCATCACTGGAGGGATTGCTCCGACGGCAGTCCTGCAGTGGGCAGAAGATCCATCACTCCAGCCATTCACGAACGGCAACGCAGTCATGCACCGTAACTGGCCGTACGCCATCAACACCGCCGGAGCAGAGGACAAGCTCGGAAAGGATCTCGGTGTGATGCCAATCCCATACGGTGTCGAAAAGAGCAAGGCAAAATACAAAGGGACGGGTGGACCAGTTGCAGCTCTCGGCGGATGGCACGTTGCTATCAACCCGAACACACCGGAGACAGAAGCGGCCAAAGAGGTAGTGCGGACAATGACAAAAGAGGACGTCCAGTTTAAGCTCTTCCAAGAAATCGGATGGCTGCCACCGCGTCCCTCGTCGCTCGATTCGAAGCGCGCCAAGGAAGTGCCCGTCATGGGTCGGTATCTCGACCAGCTACGGATCGCCGGCAAAAACGCGATTCCGCGTCCAGTGACGGTTGCGTGGCCCCAAGAGTCGTCTAAGATCGCACAACAAGCCAACAGTGCGGTCGGAGAGAACGGGAACCCGCAAAAGGCGATGACTAATTTGAAATCACAGCTTAAAGATATCGAAAACAGTAGTAAAAAGAACTAA